In Bradyrhizobium sp. G127, one genomic interval encodes:
- the hpnE gene encoding hydroxysqualene dehydroxylase HpnE, translated as MAKKAHIIGAGVSGLSAGVRLANEGFEVHVHEATLQAGGRCRSYYDGATDMVIDNGNHLLLSGNLHARSYALSIGSEAGLVGPERAQFNFMDLKTGKRWMLDLGNSRLPTWLLSKDKRVPDTGVGDYLALAPLSWAGTDALVGNTIKCEGVLYDRLVQPLLLAALNVDPPDGSAGLAGAIVRETLLAGGKSCRPLIAREGLSTVLVDPALKLIRGKGGTVNLGHELRQVLMAGESISALEFGEDTIAVAPTDVVVLAVPPRSASSILPGLKTPTKFRAIVNAHFRYDPPDSMPPMIGVIGGLVEWLFAFHQRLSVTISDADRLVNAPREELARDIWRDICKAANLGSEVAEGPLPPWQIVRERRATFEATPEQNALRPGPVTEWKNLFLAGDWTDTGLPATIEGSIRSGDRAADLALRL; from the coding sequence ATGGCAAAAAAAGCTCACATCATCGGCGCCGGTGTTTCCGGCCTGTCCGCAGGCGTCCGGCTCGCCAATGAAGGATTCGAAGTCCACGTCCATGAGGCGACGCTGCAGGCCGGTGGCCGCTGCCGGTCCTACTATGACGGCGCGACGGATATGGTCATCGATAACGGCAACCATCTGCTGCTGTCGGGCAATCTGCACGCGCGGTCCTATGCGCTGTCGATCGGCAGCGAGGCGGGACTTGTCGGGCCGGAACGCGCGCAGTTCAATTTTATGGATCTGAAAACCGGCAAGCGCTGGATGCTCGATCTCGGCAACAGCCGTTTGCCGACGTGGCTGCTGTCGAAGGACAAGCGCGTGCCGGACACCGGCGTCGGCGACTATCTCGCGCTCGCGCCCCTGAGCTGGGCGGGGACCGATGCACTGGTCGGCAACACCATCAAGTGCGAAGGCGTCTTGTATGATCGGCTGGTGCAGCCGCTGCTGCTGGCCGCGCTCAACGTCGATCCGCCCGACGGCTCCGCAGGACTTGCGGGCGCGATCGTGCGTGAGACACTGCTCGCCGGCGGCAAGTCTTGCCGTCCGCTGATCGCGCGCGAGGGACTGAGCACGGTGCTGGTCGATCCGGCGCTCAAGCTGATCCGCGGGAAGGGCGGCACCGTCAATCTCGGCCATGAACTGCGTCAGGTATTGATGGCGGGCGAGTCGATCTCGGCGCTCGAATTCGGCGAGGACACGATTGCCGTTGCGCCGACCGATGTCGTCGTGCTGGCGGTTCCGCCGCGCTCGGCATCTTCCATTCTCCCCGGATTGAAAACGCCGACCAAGTTCCGCGCCATCGTCAACGCGCATTTCCGCTACGATCCGCCGGACAGCATGCCGCCGATGATCGGCGTGATCGGCGGGCTGGTCGAATGGCTGTTCGCGTTCCATCAGCGGTTGTCTGTGACCATCAGCGATGCCGACCGGCTGGTGAACGCCCCGCGCGAGGAACTTGCCCGCGACATCTGGCGTGACATCTGCAAGGCTGCGAACCTCGGCAGCGAGGTGGCGGAAGGCCCGCTGCCGCCGTGGCAGATTGTGCGCGAGCGCCGCGCCACATTCGAGGCCACGCCGGAACAGAATGCGCTGCGGCCGGGGCCTGTCACCGAGTGGAAAAACCTGTTCCTGGCCGGTGACTGGACCGATACGGGACTGCCCGCCACCATCGAAGGCTCGATCCGCTCCGGCGACCGCGCCGCCGATCTGGCGCTGAGACTGTAG